Part of the Coccinella septempunctata chromosome 3, icCocSept1.1, whole genome shotgun sequence genome is shown below.
aatttcatatcgatagttctgataggaattgagatttcagtggtcaattcggcaaagtgtgatatcaattttccataaactgttggatcaattcgggcaaaatcttgaaactgtatatggttttcaaattgagatgcatatgttgaatttcagttcgttgatctgatagaactgaaaatttcgTAGGTCGTCTCGACAAAgttcgatttcaattcctaaggaaaggttggatcaattcgacccacatTTCGAAACtgtacaaagttttcgaattgagatacacatgttgaatttcagttcgatagttcagataggaatcgagatatcagtggtcaattcggcaaagtttgatatcaatttctcaaaatctgttgaatcagttcgacccaaatcttgaaactacacatagttttcgaagtgagatggaCATGttaactttcagttcgatagttctgataggaattgatatttcagtgttcgattcgacacagtattatttcaattcctaaggaaatattggaataattcgacccaaatctcgaaactgtacacagttttcgatttgaggtgcacgtgttgaattagagttcgatagtttagataagaattgagatttcagtggtcaattcggcaaagtatgatatgaatatctcgaaaactgttggatcaattcgaatattatattagttttcatgattttttgatCGGATAGCTTGAAAGAAATCGTGAATATTCTGCACCTGAAATTATTCGGCAAAATTGCTGACCGTCAAATGATTTTTAGAATTCGGCACTTATGTGAtagcattttcaaaaatatttacattttccgaaaaaaattacctACCGTGTTCGATGAAAACATCTTGTATGACATCGTATCTCTAGCgagtgaaaatctataaaagtaaTATTTGATAGAAAATTCTAGAGGCCCTGAAAAGGACcggattcaaatttttttccttccaaaATTATATACGTTTCACTTTTTCTTTTTGGGAGACGTTACTTTCTTCGGAGCCGTTACTGATTTGACCGTTTTTGGTTTCGGTGCTTTGGGCTTCTTCGTCGGCGATTTGTTTGCCTTCTTAGCTTTCGAGGGAGATTTCGTTAATTTTGACTTCTTTTCTTTCGCAATTGCCGCTCTCTTTTTCGACCTACTCACTGTAGATGTAGACCTGGCAGGTGATGTGTTCTTCTTGTCGGCTGCCATTGTAGGTGATGCATTCTTATTTGCTCCATCGGCcgacttgaccaattttttcgcaacAACGTTTGTTGTAGAACCGCCAGCGGCCAATTTGAAAGAACCAGACGCTCCTTTTCCTTTGGTCTGAATCAAGGAACCGGACTGTACAGCGGTCTTAAGATATTTTCTTATGAACGGTGCAAGTCTTTCAGAATCGACCTTGTGATTCGAACCGATCTATTTCTTGATAGCTTGCAACGAGGATCCGCTCCTTTCTTTcaatcctttgatggcactatTAACCATATCGGAAGTTGGGGGATGGCTGGGTTTGACATGTTTTGACCTTGCTGAGGTTTTTTTCTCAGCTTTTTTTAGCGTCTTACCAACAGCAGTGGCGGGCGTAGTTGCCTGTTGCATTTCAGACTCGGAAGTTGAAAATGTCATTGTTTAACCTTTACACTTTAGATTTCTTCTGATAGTGGTACCGACATTAgcgaagttgacggaaatttgacgggcgattggttggtaaattattgctaaggacttgaaattgcaaGTTTCCTGCGAAATCTCGaggaatttagaattttttatttgtaacaattattgggttcatcattgcatcgtatttcggacgaatgcgatatggaaaataggccgatatttcatttttgacggaccgaaactattcttcccagacttgtgGAAGTCGCTCCTGTCAAGGTTCCCGGATATTCttatcataagttattatttcgaaatttgagtctccttgatcgaacaattcatgatgaatagaactttttcttttattgattgACCATCAGAATtcgtacacaatttttgaactgagatatacgttttcagtttcattcaattcgataattcaaataggaattgagatttcagtggtcaattcggcaaagtgtgaaatcaatttcacaaaaattgttggatcaattcgagccaaatcttgaaactgtagatagttttcgaattgagatgcataagttgaatttcagttcgttgcttCTGACAGAAAGGGAGATCGGAGGTCGATTCGATTgattttgatatcaattcctaagaatctgttggatctattcgatccaaatctcgaaactttactaatttttgaattgagatatacgtgttgagtttcagttcgatagttcagataggaattgagatttctgtggtcaattcggcaaagtgtaatattggggtgtaaggggaaaggatgcgttttatagcctctccactcaaatgccaacctcacctactcgcggtgcacccttttct
Proteins encoded:
- the LOC123310290 gene encoding histone H1B-like, with translation MTFSTSESEMQQATTPATAVGKTLKKAEKKTSARSKHVKPSHPPTSDMIGSNHKVDSERLAPFIRKYLKTAVQSGSLIQTKGKGASGSFKLAAGGSTTNVVAKKLVKSADGANKNASPTMAADKKNTSPARSTSTVSRSKKRAAIAKEKKSKLTKSPSKAKKANKSPTKKPKAPKPKTVKSVTAPKKVTSPKKKK